A genomic region of Haliotis asinina isolate JCU_RB_2024 chromosome 1, JCU_Hal_asi_v2, whole genome shotgun sequence contains the following coding sequences:
- the LOC137257258 gene encoding endoplasmic reticulum resident protein 29-like: MADMNVCAGVFLIVLSVLHLVQSDIVKGSVPLNSGVFDKIIDKHQVVVVKFDETYPYGEKQDEFKKVAQASLTQPNLLIAEVQIADYGDKDNADLGERFGIKKDDHPVYKMFVKGKNEPITFLGKDKKADDVKKFIMKESGLWLGLPACLEQFDKLVKEFHAASGDAKKKVIEKAETSAKALTDENEKTSAEIYIKTMKKVLEKGEAFIDSEIERVEKLKDGKVSDKKKEQLGNRLNILTSFQLRIRDEL, from the exons ATGGCTGACATGAACGTGTGTGCCGGTGTCTTCCTAATAGTTTTGTCCGTTTTGCACCTTgtgcaaagcgacattgttaaGGGTTCTGTTCCTCTGAATTCAGGAGTGTTTGACAAA ATTATCGACAAACATCAAGTTGTTGTGGTCAAGTTCGACGAAACCTATCCTTATGGGGAAAAGCAAGATGAATTCAAGAAAGTCGCCCAAGCAAGTCTCACCCAGCCTAACCTTCTCATTGCAGAGGTTCAAATAGCAG ATTATGGCGACAAAGACAATGCTGACTTGGGCGAGAGGTTTGGTATAAAGAAGGATGACCACCCTGTctacaaaatgtttgtaaaggGAAAAAATGAGCCAATCACATTCCTTGGAAAAGATAAAAAAGCTGACGATGTGAAAAAATTCATCATGAAGGAATCTG GTTTGTGGCTTGGCCTCCCAGCATGTCTGGAGCAATTTGATAAGCTGGTCAAGGAGTTCCATGCTGCTAGTGGCGATGCCAAGAAGAAGGTGATTGAGAAGGCGGAGACCTCGGCCAAAGCTCTCACAGATGAAAATGAGAAAACCTCAGCTGAAATTTAtatcaaaacaatgaaaaaggTTTTAGAAAAAGGGGAGGCATTTATTGACTCAGAAATAGAACGGGTTGAAAAATTGAAAGATGGGAAGGTCAGTGACAAAAAGAAGGAACAGTTGGGAAATCGTTTGAATATTTTGACATCATTCCAGCTCAGAATTAGGGATGAGCTGTAA